One Algibacter sp. L3A6 genomic region harbors:
- a CDS encoding potassium/proton antiporter gives MNLTIENILLVGSLLLFISIVVGKTSYKFGVPTLILFLTIGMLAGSDGIGGIRFSDSKMAQFIGIVSLNFILFSGGLDTNWKAVKPILKEGLVLSTIGVLLTAVSLGTFVWFVTDFTIFESMLLGSIVSSTDAAAVFSILRSKNLALKNNLRPTLELESGSNDPMAYVLTLTFLTLVTSQDESIWKIILMFLQQMIFGGVAGFAFGKLSKIIINKIKLGFEGLYPVLVIALMFITFSATDLFGGNGFLAIYICSVYLGNQDLIHKSTILKMFDGIAWLMQIVLFLTLGLLVFPSQIIPYMGIGLLISVFLILVARPISVFLSLMFFKMKLRRRFYISWVGLRGAVPIVFATYPLLAGIDKANIIFNIVFFISVTSILIQGTTLSIIAKWLNVALPEEVKPIAENDRYILNLPKSEMEEITIAPGSFAVEKRIIDLHFPRSAFIVMIKRNKKFVRPGGSTVIEANDTLVLLLDNEESLKEVHTILDQAPIT, from the coding sequence ATGAATTTAACCATAGAAAACATATTATTAGTTGGCTCTCTATTACTTTTTATAAGTATTGTAGTAGGTAAAACCTCTTACAAATTTGGAGTACCAACTTTAATCCTCTTTTTAACTATCGGTATGCTAGCAGGTTCCGATGGTATTGGTGGTATACGTTTTAGTGACTCTAAAATGGCGCAGTTTATTGGTATAGTTTCCCTTAACTTCATCCTGTTTTCTGGTGGACTAGATACCAATTGGAAAGCGGTTAAACCTATTTTAAAAGAAGGCCTTGTTTTATCAACCATTGGAGTGTTACTTACAGCAGTCTCATTAGGGACCTTTGTTTGGTTTGTAACCGATTTTACCATTTTTGAAAGTATGCTACTTGGTTCTATTGTTTCTTCTACAGATGCAGCGGCCGTATTTTCAATTTTACGTTCAAAAAACTTAGCATTAAAAAATAATTTAAGACCAACATTAGAGTTAGAAAGCGGAAGTAACGACCCGATGGCCTATGTACTTACACTTACCTTTCTAACCTTGGTTACTAGTCAAGACGAAAGTATCTGGAAGATCATTTTAATGTTTCTTCAGCAAATGATTTTTGGTGGTGTGGCTGGTTTTGCCTTCGGAAAGTTGAGTAAAATAATTATCAATAAAATTAAATTAGGCTTCGAAGGACTTTATCCTGTTTTGGTTATTGCGCTAATGTTTATAACATTTTCGGCAACAGACCTTTTTGGTGGTAACGGATTTCTTGCCATTTACATTTGTTCGGTATATTTAGGAAATCAAGATTTAATACATAAATCGACTATTTTAAAAATGTTCGATGGTATTGCATGGCTTATGCAAATTGTATTATTCCTAACCTTAGGTTTACTTGTTTTTCCTTCACAAATAATACCTTACATGGGTATTGGTTTACTAATTTCAGTATTCTTAATTCTCGTTGCACGACCAATAAGTGTCTTTCTAAGTTTAATGTTTTTTAAAATGAAACTTAGAAGACGTTTTTACATTTCGTGGGTTGGTTTACGAGGTGCGGTTCCTATTGTTTTTGCCACTTACCCACTTTTAGCAGGTATTGATAAGGCTAATATTATTTTCAATATTGTATTCTTTATTTCTGTAACATCGATATTAATCCAAGGAACTACACTATCTATTATTGCCAAATGGTTAAACGTTGCATTGCCGGAGGAAGTTAAACCGATTGCTGAAAACGACAGATATATTCTGAATTTACCGAAATCGGAAATGGAAGAAATAACCATAGCTCCAGGAAGTTTTGCTGTAGAAAAACGAATTATAGACTTGCATTTTCCACGATCTGCGTTTATCGTTATGATTAAGCGTAACAAAAAGTTTGTGCGTCCAGGAGGCTCAACAGTTATTGAAGCCAACGATACTTTGGTGCTTTTATTAGATAATGAAGAAAGTTTAAAAGAAGTGCATACTATTCTAGATCAAGCTCCAATTACTTAA
- a CDS encoding COX15/CtaA family protein, whose protein sequence is MKKDNKKVIYWLLTGCLLIFIMVVVGGITRLTHSGLSISSYKLISGTIPPMNDAEWTEAFDLYKQYPEYQKLNNHFNLEDFKDIYFWEWLHRVIGRFIGLVFFLPFLYFLITKQLTKSTIKKAVILLIMGGFQGFLGWYMVKSGLVDNPDVSHFRLSAHLTTAFLTFAYTFWVALDLKFPCRKTVNTSFRNFIRLGLAVLILQIIYGAFVAGLDAGFIHNHWPLMSDGKFMHETVYIEQNPLYKNFIEGKSGVQFVHRMLAYLVAFLLISIWYKARKMETTKLQNYAVTGLLIMVGVQFLLGVLTLIFHVPVWLGVAHQVGAFFLLSITTFTLHRFSK, encoded by the coding sequence ATGAAAAAAGATAACAAAAAAGTGATTTATTGGCTCCTCACAGGGTGCTTGTTAATATTTATTATGGTTGTTGTTGGCGGTATTACTAGGCTTACGCATTCCGGTTTATCAATTTCTAGTTATAAATTAATTTCAGGAACCATTCCGCCTATGAATGATGCTGAATGGACCGAAGCTTTCGATTTATATAAACAATATCCAGAATATCAAAAATTAAATAATCATTTTAATCTAGAAGATTTTAAAGACATCTACTTTTGGGAATGGTTGCACCGTGTAATAGGTCGTTTTATTGGTTTGGTGTTTTTCTTACCCTTCCTATACTTTCTAATCACAAAGCAACTCACAAAATCTACCATTAAAAAAGCTGTTATACTTTTAATCATGGGTGGCTTTCAAGGTTTTCTTGGTTGGTATATGGTGAAAAGTGGTTTGGTAGACAATCCAGATGTAAGTCATTTTAGACTATCTGCACATTTAACAACCGCATTTTTAACTTTCGCTTACACATTTTGGGTAGCGCTCGATTTAAAATTTCCATGTAGAAAAACAGTAAATACATCTTTTAGAAATTTTATAAGGTTAGGTTTGGCTGTTTTAATTCTCCAAATTATCTATGGCGCTTTTGTTGCTGGTTTAGATGCTGGTTTTATACATAACCATTGGCCTTTAATGAGCGACGGTAAATTTATGCATGAAACCGTATATATTGAACAAAATCCCCTTTACAAAAACTTTATCGAAGGTAAAAGTGGGGTTCAGTTTGTACACCGTATGCTAGCATATCTTGTCGCTTTTCTGCTCATATCTATTTGGTATAAAGCTAGAAAAATGGAAACCACCAAACTGCAAAATTATGCCGTAACAGGTCTTTTAATTATGGTAGGTGTTCAGTTTTTATTAGGCGTATTAACCCTTATTTTTCACGTACCTGTTTGGTTAGGTGTAGCTCACCAAGTTGGCGCATTTTTCCTTTTAAGCATCACAACATTTACTTTACACCGTTTCAGTAAATAA
- a CDS encoding CoF synthetase, with the protein MEILNTLRNFAYWSIDALKGGEVKKDFQDIEKIFSHASFASLKEHQKPILDNLLNAAVNNSVFYSSCRNYKSLSDFPVVNKSIIKDHFDDITFEDTDKDHLPVKTSGSTGSPFSIFQTKRKKNRNTADTLYFAKLAGYTLGEKLLYLRLWAAYYKKPKMIAWLQNTEQLDVSDLNDIYVKAMVDRLEKDKSPKGWIGYPSGFESICKSLDALNAKPLNCNIKSIIAIAEGLSPEVKSKMEYYFKAPTVSRYSNVENGIIAQQMPNDNAFRINWASYVVEILNLESDVPVPNGTIGRIIITDLYNLATPMIRYDTGDIGAFVNDENSTDNIPKLESIQGRKMDALYKTNGDMLNPFTMHAYVYDFPEIKQLQFIQHEEKKYEIKVNTNVMFEGESLLIEKFKNDIGKDAHVDIQYVDEIPSLKSGKRKISVNLYKQ; encoded by the coding sequence ATGGAGATTTTAAACACGCTTAGAAATTTTGCTTATTGGAGCATTGATGCATTGAAAGGAGGAGAGGTAAAAAAGGATTTTCAGGATATCGAAAAGATATTTAGTCATGCATCTTTTGCGTCTTTAAAAGAGCATCAAAAACCGATTTTAGACAATTTGTTGAATGCTGCCGTTAATAATTCTGTGTTCTATTCAAGCTGTAGAAACTACAAAAGTCTTTCAGATTTTCCGGTTGTAAATAAATCTATCATTAAAGATCATTTTGATGATATCACTTTTGAAGATACCGACAAAGATCATCTTCCTGTAAAAACAAGTGGATCTACGGGATCTCCTTTTTCAATCTTTCAAACTAAAAGAAAAAAGAATAGAAATACAGCCGATACATTATATTTTGCAAAATTAGCAGGTTACACACTTGGAGAAAAATTATTATATCTAAGGTTATGGGCGGCTTATTACAAAAAGCCAAAAATGATTGCTTGGTTGCAAAATACGGAACAACTTGATGTTAGCGATTTAAACGATATTTATGTTAAGGCTATGGTAGATCGCTTAGAAAAAGATAAATCGCCTAAAGGGTGGATTGGTTATCCTTCGGGATTTGAATCCATTTGTAAATCACTAGATGCTTTAAATGCGAAGCCTTTAAACTGTAATATAAAATCTATAATAGCGATTGCAGAGGGCTTAAGCCCAGAAGTGAAATCTAAAATGGAATACTATTTTAAGGCTCCAACAGTATCTCGCTATTCTAATGTTGAAAACGGAATAATAGCGCAGCAAATGCCAAATGATAATGCTTTTAGAATAAATTGGGCAAGTTATGTGGTTGAAATTTTAAATTTGGAAAGTGATGTGCCCGTTCCAAATGGTACTATTGGTCGTATCATTATAACCGATCTGTATAACTTGGCAACACCTATGATTCGGTATGATACTGGAGATATTGGTGCTTTTGTAAACGATGAAAACTCTACAGATAACATACCTAAACTAGAAAGTATTCAAGGTAGAAAAATGGATGCCTTGTATAAAACTAATGGAGATATGTTAAATCCATTTACCATGCATGCGTATGTATATGATTTTCCGGAAATTAAGCAATTACAATTTATACAGCACGAGGAGAAAAAATATGAAATAAAAGTAAATACAAATGTAATGTTTGAAGGGGAATCTCTACTAATAGAAAAGTTTAAAAATGATATAGGTAAAGATGCTCATGTAGACATTCAATATGTCGACGAAATTCCGAGTCTAAAGTCCGGAAAAAGGAAGATATCAGTTAACTTATACAAACAATAA
- a CDS encoding T9SS type A sorting domain-containing protein — MGKIYTITLILFFSFLNLNAQTKSVELETEHVTSALLKGKDADKEDYTAAKPSNLNEVALSTESMVAAQRDINISPNPSSQFIQISGLKNTEQYRIYNILGKQIAKGVISNNATINIQNLKNGLYLLKINNTNSRKFLKE; from the coding sequence ATGGGGAAAATCTACACTATAACTCTTATTTTATTTTTCAGTTTCCTCAACTTAAACGCGCAAACAAAAAGCGTTGAGCTGGAAACAGAACATGTAACTAGTGCTTTGCTCAAGGGTAAAGATGCCGATAAAGAAGATTATACAGCTGCTAAACCTTCAAATTTAAATGAAGTAGCACTTTCTACTGAAAGTATGGTTGCAGCTCAACGAGATATTAATATTTCACCAAATCCTTCTAGTCAATTTATTCAAATTTCAGGTTTAAAAAATACCGAACAATATAGAATTTATAATATTTTAGGAAAACAGATCGCTAAAGGTGTCATTTCAAATAATGCCACCATTAACATTCAAAATCTTAAAAATGGGTTGTATTTATTAAAAATCAATAATACTAATTCCAGAAAATTCTTAAAAGAATAA
- the guaB gene encoding IMP dehydrogenase, which produces MTAHENKIVGEGLTYDDVLLVPAFSEVLPREVSIQTKFTRNITINVPIISAAMDTVTESKMAIAMAQEGGIGVLHKNMSIEAQALKVRRVKRAESGMIIDPVTLPVTAIVSDAKKYMAEYSIGGIPIVAEDGTLKGIVTNRDLRFEHNGKRAISEVMTSEKLVTASVGTSLKDAELILQEHKIEKLLIVDDNFKLSGLITFRDITKLSQKPNANKDQYGRLRVAAALGVTADAVERAEALVNAGVDAVVIDTAHGHTKGVVAVLKTIKEKFPNLDVIVGNIATGAAAKYLVEAGADAVKVGIGPGSICTTRVVAGVGFPQFSAVLEVAAAIKGSGVPVIADGGIRYTGDIPKAIAAGADTVMLGSLLAGTKESPGETIIYEGRKFKSYRGMGSVEAMKEGSKDRYFQDVEDDIKKLVPEGIVGRVPYKGDLYESIHQFIGGLRAGMGYCGAKDIETLKETGQFVKITASGINESHPHDVTITKESPNYSR; this is translated from the coding sequence ATGACTGCACACGAAAATAAAATAGTAGGAGAAGGGCTAACTTACGACGATGTCCTTTTAGTTCCAGCGTTCTCCGAAGTACTCCCTAGAGAAGTTAGTATTCAAACAAAATTTACACGTAACATCACCATTAACGTCCCTATTATTTCGGCTGCAATGGATACCGTTACCGAAAGTAAAATGGCAATTGCCATGGCGCAAGAAGGTGGTATTGGTGTGCTACACAAAAACATGTCTATAGAGGCACAAGCCTTAAAGGTGCGTCGTGTAAAACGTGCAGAAAGCGGTATGATTATCGATCCGGTAACCTTGCCAGTAACTGCTATAGTTAGCGATGCTAAAAAATACATGGCAGAGTACAGTATTGGCGGTATACCAATTGTTGCAGAAGATGGCACATTAAAAGGTATAGTAACCAATCGCGATTTACGTTTCGAGCATAATGGTAAACGTGCCATTAGCGAAGTTATGACGAGCGAAAAACTTGTTACTGCCTCTGTGGGAACTTCTTTAAAAGATGCCGAACTTATACTTCAAGAACATAAAATTGAAAAGTTATTAATTGTAGACGATAATTTTAAATTATCAGGATTAATAACCTTTAGAGATATTACAAAATTAAGTCAGAAACCAAATGCAAACAAAGATCAATATGGTCGTTTGCGTGTTGCTGCTGCTTTAGGTGTTACTGCAGATGCTGTAGAACGTGCCGAAGCATTAGTTAACGCTGGAGTAGATGCCGTAGTTATCGATACTGCACATGGGCACACAAAAGGTGTGGTTGCTGTTTTAAAAACTATAAAAGAAAAATTTCCAAACCTAGATGTTATTGTAGGTAATATTGCAACTGGCGCAGCTGCTAAATATTTAGTAGAAGCCGGAGCCGATGCTGTAAAAGTTGGTATTGGTCCAGGATCTATTTGTACAACACGTGTTGTAGCAGGTGTAGGTTTTCCTCAGTTTTCTGCAGTTCTAGAAGTAGCAGCAGCTATTAAAGGCAGTGGAGTACCGGTAATTGCCGATGGAGGTATTCGTTACACAGGCGATATTCCTAAAGCTATTGCAGCAGGAGCAGATACTGTTATGTTAGGGTCGCTTTTAGCAGGAACAAAAGAATCTCCAGGAGAAACCATTATATACGAAGGGCGTAAGTTTAAATCTTACCGTGGTATGGGATCCGTAGAGGCTATGAAAGAAGGTAGTAAAGACCGTTATTTCCAAGATGTAGAAGACGATATTAAAAAATTAGTACCAGAAGGTATTGTTGGACGTGTACCTTACAAAGGTGATTTATACGAAAGCATTCACCAATTTATCGGTGGTTTACGCGCAGGTATGGGCTACTGTGGTGCTAAAGATATTGAGACGCTAAAAGAAACAGGACAGTTTGTTAAAATTACTGCAAGTGGAATTAACGAAAGTCACCCGCACGATGTAACCATTACTAAAGAATCACCAAACTATTCAAGGTAA
- a CDS encoding L-threonylcarbamoyladenylate synthase, producing MNEEINKAIQVLKQGGIILYPTDTVWGIGCDATNPEAVKKVYQLKQREDSKALICLVTDDRMLKKYVKSIPESALTIIDVADKPTTIIYDDAQNLAPNLIAEDGSIAIRIPDDEFCYQLSRRLNGALVSTSANISGFPTPKSFKEIAPEVLKGVDYVVNLQREKTCTNPSSIIKLSNSGVVKIIRK from the coding sequence ATGAATGAAGAAATAAATAAAGCCATACAAGTATTAAAACAAGGCGGAATAATACTCTACCCTACCGATACCGTTTGGGGAATTGGTTGCGATGCCACAAACCCCGAGGCTGTAAAAAAGGTATACCAATTAAAGCAGCGTGAAGATAGCAAGGCATTAATTTGTTTAGTGACCGATGATAGAATGCTTAAAAAGTACGTAAAAAGCATACCCGAATCAGCTTTAACTATTATTGATGTTGCCGATAAACCTACCACCATTATTTACGACGATGCCCAAAATTTAGCTCCGAATTTAATTGCTGAAGATGGCTCGATTGCTATTAGAATTCCAGACGACGAATTTTGCTACCAACTTAGCAGAAGATTAAACGGAGCTCTAGTATCTACTTCTGCAAATATTAGTGGCTTTCCTACACCTAAATCCTTTAAAGAAATAGCGCCAGAGGTTTTAAAAGGTGTAGACTATGTTGTAAATTTGCAACGCGAAAAAACATGTACGAATCCGTCGTCTATTATAAAATTGAGTAACAGTGGTGTTGTTAAAATTATTCGTAAATAA
- a CDS encoding lipopolysaccharide kinase InaA family protein: MKEIKVFNNDLTEAYKNKLTEMIHNFGNYDGGVGNRNIIKIINIDGVDLNIKAFKIPNLINRIAYNFFRKSKAQRSFEYANKLTKMGIGTPKPIAFFEYKNTFGFGESYYISEQEDYDITYRELTKDFDYPDYDNVLRAFTRFTYKLHEKGIHFLDHSPGNTLIKRNGDTYNFYLVDLNRMNFKTLDFETRIKNFSRLTIHKSMVEVMSDEYAKCSGENYDDIFNLMWKETEDFQYKYYRKKRLKKKWLFWKN; this comes from the coding sequence ATGAAGGAAATTAAAGTTTTTAATAACGATTTAACTGAAGCTTATAAAAATAAGTTGACAGAAATGATTCATAACTTCGGTAATTACGATGGAGGTGTTGGTAATCGAAACATCATCAAAATTATAAATATTGATGGTGTAGATTTAAATATTAAAGCGTTTAAAATTCCAAATTTAATAAATAGAATTGCTTATAATTTCTTTAGAAAAAGTAAAGCACAGCGGTCTTTCGAGTACGCCAATAAATTAACCAAAATGGGGATTGGAACTCCAAAGCCTATTGCTTTTTTCGAATATAAAAACACATTTGGTTTTGGTGAAAGTTATTACATTAGCGAGCAAGAGGATTATGATATAACTTACAGAGAACTTACCAAAGATTTTGATTACCCAGATTACGATAATGTTTTAAGAGCTTTTACTAGATTTACTTACAAGTTGCATGAAAAGGGGATTCATTTTTTAGATCATTCTCCAGGAAATACATTAATAAAAAGAAATGGTGATACCTATAACTTTTATTTAGTGGATTTGAATAGAATGAACTTTAAAACTTTGGATTTTGAAACTCGAATAAAAAACTTCTCACGGTTAACGATACATAAGAGTATGGTTGAAGTTATGAGTGACGAATATGCCAAATGTTCTGGTGAAAACTATGATGATATCTTTAATTTAATGTGGAAAGAAACGGAAGATTTTCAATATAAATATTATCGTAAAAAACGATTAAAGAAAAAATGGTTGTTTTGGAAGAATTAA
- a CDS encoding CCA tRNA nucleotidyltransferase yields the protein MNYKEALTNPIFKIISQSAKELNLDSYVIGGFVRDYILERGNAKDIDVVAIGDGIKLAKQVAKNLPNKPKVQVFKTYGTAMLRYEDIEIEFVGARKESYTEDSRNPSVENGTLQDDQNRRDFTINALALNLSETNFGDLLDPFGGIDDLNKKIIRTPLNPDITYSDDPLRMMRAIRFSTQLEFTIEEKSLKAISDNCDRIKIITKERIVTELNKILESKTPSIGFLLLEKTKLLQYILPEITALKGIDEVEGQRHKDNFYHTLEVVDNIAKNTENVWLRWAALLHDIGKAPTKRFSKKVGWTFHAHEFEGSKMVYHLFKRLKMPLNEKMKFVQKMVFMSSRPIVLAQDVTDSAVRRLVFDAGEYVEDLMTLCEADITTKNPKKFNKYHNNFKIVREKIIEVEERDQVRNFQPPVSGEEIMKAFNMKPSREIGIIKDFIKEAILEGDIPNEFNAAYQLMLEKGKALGLKVAE from the coding sequence ATGAATTATAAAGAAGCATTAACAAACCCAATTTTCAAAATCATCTCACAATCTGCCAAAGAATTAAATTTGGATAGTTACGTGATTGGTGGCTTTGTTCGCGATTATATTTTAGAACGTGGTAACGCCAAAGATATCGATGTGGTTGCCATAGGCGATGGTATAAAACTAGCTAAACAGGTTGCTAAAAACTTGCCAAACAAACCAAAAGTACAGGTTTTTAAAACCTACGGAACGGCCATGCTTCGTTACGAGGATATTGAAATTGAATTTGTTGGAGCTCGTAAAGAATCATATACCGAAGATAGCCGAAATCCATCTGTAGAAAACGGCACATTGCAAGACGACCAAAACCGTCGTGATTTCACAATAAATGCCTTAGCTTTAAATTTAAGCGAAACCAATTTTGGTGACTTATTGGATCCATTTGGTGGTATTGATGATTTAAATAAAAAAATAATCCGTACGCCATTAAACCCAGACATTACTTATAGTGATGACCCTCTGCGTATGATGCGTGCTATTAGGTTCTCAACACAATTAGAATTTACTATTGAAGAAAAATCACTTAAAGCTATTTCTGATAATTGTGATAGAATTAAAATTATAACCAAAGAACGTATTGTTACAGAATTAAATAAAATTTTGGAAAGCAAAACGCCTTCTATTGGTTTTTTACTGTTAGAAAAAACAAAATTACTTCAATATATTTTACCTGAAATCACGGCTTTAAAAGGTATAGATGAAGTTGAAGGTCAACGCCATAAAGATAACTTTTATCACACTTTAGAAGTTGTAGATAATATTGCCAAAAACACCGAAAACGTTTGGTTACGTTGGGCAGCACTATTGCATGATATTGGCAAAGCCCCAACAAAACGTTTTAGTAAAAAAGTAGGCTGGACTTTTCATGCACATGAATTTGAAGGATCTAAAATGGTGTATCATTTGTTTAAAAGACTAAAAATGCCATTGAATGAAAAAATGAAATTCGTTCAGAAAATGGTGTTTATGAGTTCGCGCCCTATTGTTTTGGCGCAAGACGTAACAGACTCTGCTGTTCGACGTTTAGTGTTCGATGCTGGCGAATATGTAGAAGATTTAATGACGCTTTGCGAGGCCGATATTACCACCAAAAACCCGAAGAAATTCAATAAATACCACAACAATTTTAAAATTGTTCGAGAAAAAATTATCGAAGTTGAAGAACGTGATCAAGTTAGAAACTTTCAACCGCCTGTTTCTGGAGAAGAAATTATGAAAGCTTTCAATATGAAACCATCTCGTGAAATTGGTATTATTAAAGATTTTATAAAAGAAGCCATTTTAGAAGGAGATATCCCGAACGAATTTAATGCTGCCTACCAACTCATGTTAGAAAAAGGAAAAGCATTAGGATTAAAAGTTGCTGAATAA
- a CDS encoding ATP-grasp domain-containing protein encodes MPQTNILFTCAGRRNYLINYFKQALNGTGSVIAVDMDVNASALIDADIFLTVPSIFDDNYISFLKDVCKTHKVDAVISLNDLELPILSKHRKEFEDFGTKIIVSNEEVIDTAFDKWKTYQFLKANNLLTPQTYIDLNKALVDLEDNKLNFPLVLKPRWGSASIGVDIVESKEELMLSYQLLKIKLSRSNAGKASLIDMNNAILIQEKLGGTEFGMDILNDLNGNYYGAFVREKLSMRCGETDKAKSVINVDISNVGKAISEKLKHLGTLDCDVFVDEDRVYVLELNPRFGGGYPFSHEAGINTAAIYIEWIRGGNSISEFNNYKENMVFAKHDKLINIPVLGEV; translated from the coding sequence ATGCCCCAAACCAATATATTATTCACTTGTGCAGGTAGAAGAAATTACCTTATAAATTATTTTAAACAAGCTTTGAACGGAACTGGATCTGTTATAGCTGTAGATATGGACGTTAATGCTTCGGCTTTAATCGATGCCGATATTTTTTTAACCGTACCTAGTATATTTGACGATAATTATATCTCGTTTTTAAAAGATGTTTGTAAAACTCACAAGGTAGATGCCGTAATTTCTTTAAATGATTTAGAGCTACCAATTTTATCAAAACATAGAAAAGAATTTGAAGATTTTGGTACTAAAATTATAGTGTCTAATGAGGAGGTTATTGATACGGCTTTTGATAAATGGAAAACCTATCAGTTTTTAAAGGCTAATAACTTATTAACGCCACAAACTTATATAGATTTAAATAAAGCTTTAGTTGATTTAGAAGATAATAAATTAAACTTTCCTTTGGTTTTAAAGCCAAGATGGGGTAGTGCTTCTATTGGTGTGGATATTGTTGAAAGTAAAGAGGAGCTTATGCTATCTTATCAATTATTAAAAATTAAGCTTTCTAGATCTAATGCTGGTAAGGCGAGTTTGATTGATATGAATAACGCCATTTTAATTCAAGAAAAATTGGGAGGAACAGAATTTGGAATGGATATTTTAAATGACCTTAATGGCAATTATTACGGGGCTTTTGTAAGAGAAAAACTCTCTATGCGTTGTGGTGAAACCGATAAAGCTAAATCTGTAATAAACGTTGATATTAGTAATGTTGGTAAGGCTATTTCAGAAAAATTAAAACATCTAGGAACTTTAGATTGTGATGTTTTTGTTGATGAAGATAGAGTATATGTCTTAGAGTTAAATCCGCGTTTTGGTGGAGGTTATCCTTTTTCACATGAAGCAGGTATCAATACTGCAGCAATATATATTGAGTGGATTAGAGGCGGGAATTCTATAAGTGAATTCAATAATTATAAAGAAAATATGGTGTTTGCTAAGCACGATAAATTAATAAATATTCCTGTTTTAGGGGAAGTATAG
- a CDS encoding IS1096 element passenger TnpR family protein has product MIYRFRVILDNDTDEDVFRDLEIREDDTLEDLHNIITQSFGFDGSEMASFYRSDDQWNQGEEISLFDLSDDGSARLMNETAINDVTFEMQTKLIYVYDFLSMWTFYVELAEIVEEAEGSDYPNLMFVQGQVPDDAPDKVFKAENDDDFNEFDDELDLDDYEDLDFDEHWN; this is encoded by the coding sequence ATGATTTATAGATTTAGAGTAATACTTGATAACGATACAGACGAAGATGTGTTCCGCGATTTAGAAATTCGTGAAGATGATACACTCGAAGATTTACACAACATTATCACGCAATCTTTTGGGTTTGATGGTAGTGAAATGGCATCTTTTTACCGCAGTGACGACCAATGGAATCAAGGAGAAGAAATCTCTTTATTTGATTTAAGTGATGATGGTTCTGCGCGTTTAATGAACGAAACTGCCATTAACGATGTTACTTTCGAAATGCAAACGAAATTGATTTATGTTTATGATTTTTTAAGCATGTGGACGTTTTATGTTGAATTAGCTGAAATTGTTGAAGAAGCTGAAGGTTCAGATTATCCTAATCTAATGTTTGTACAAGGGCAAGTGCCTGACGATGCTCCTGACAAAGTATTTAAAGCTGAAAATGACGACGATTTTAATGAATTTGATGACGAATTAGATCTTGATGATTATGAAGATTTAGACTTCGATGAACATTGGAATTAA